From the Lemur catta isolate mLemCat1 chromosome 1, mLemCat1.pri, whole genome shotgun sequence genome, the window ATAGCATCAGCCACAGAACTTTATGTACAAAGGATGTCACATCCGAGACACACATCTGAGATTTCAAGTTTTTCCAATCTGATATTCCGCATTTATTCTCCGTAACTACATTCTAGAAGTGACTCTAAGCCCTAGCTTTTAAACAAGAGGTTTAAGGATTTCATGATCTAGCTAACCAGTGACATCTTTGTCTTCTTAGATCTAAGGCAAGGATATCATATACCTACCACCTCACAGTAAATATCACCATTAAACAGTCTTTTCTGCTGCTCAGAATCTATTATCAAGAGCTTTTCAAGTAGATATTACAAATCATTCAGAGTTAGTGCTTGTGTTGAAACTGGGCTGAGAAATTTCTTCTTAAGCTTGGATAGTGTGCCTTCCTTTCAATCAGGGATTATGTTCTGTTCCTCGTCTGCATTTTCTGCTGTTTCTTGGACTCGAACATCCTTTCACTATTTgcttcctgtatttttaaaatgctatttggAGTTACAGACATCCACCCTTGCACACTCAGTTTGAATCACAAATGGCACTTCTTACAAAGACATTTGTAAACATTTCTTCTCTCTTACTACACTTTTAAGCACTATGGTTTGGACTGCTCcgtatttccattaaaaataatctaatgaaTATGTGCTGTCGTGTTCTTTTCACTTAAACTTATTTTATGTAATACTTTTTCCTACATCTGTGTATCacatataatactatattttgcTTAACTATACATATCTCTGGGCTTCTGCTtgtcagaatattttaaaaggagtCAGATTCTGTAGTGTGGTTCCCATTATTTAACAATTATTGGCTACTGAGGTCTCATTTTGATTGACAGACCTTAATTAGAAGAGGTGACCcatttgcctgtttttctttagACCCTGTTTTCTACTTGGAACACATTCAATAACATGACTCAGAAAATATGAAGGTACTCCCATTTCTAGGACCATGATAAATATGTGACATCTTTATCAGCTTGGGGTGAGCTGTCAGTTGGAAGCTGCACGTTCAGCTAAAGCTGAATAACTCATTAAGGTCATTGGCTGTGGTTTTTTTCGATCAGATGAAATCCTTAAGTAGATTTTTTACGTGCTAGCTTTTCTTTAGAGTTTTAGTATTCTATATCTGAACAAGATTTGGTTCTTCTCATATTTAAGATTTTAGATGAATTCTCACTGACTAGAAGAAAAGCCTCTTAGAGAGGCAAGAAGACGCTGATTCTCAGATCCTTTAACTTCAGTGGGAAAGACACTGCATCTCTGATTTATAGGATAGGAatcttcctttcctgtcttcaTTCTGTTCCCTGATACGCTGGCTGTGATATGTCACTGGTGATATAATGTATACTAGAAGCATGTTAAGTGTATTTTGATGACAAGTAAGGTGATACTAGGAAAGCTTATTTAGTTTTTATGAATAATTAAGCTTTGTGATTATGATTTGACTTGTGATTtgatctaaagaaaataaatacattttaatataataaaaatgtcagaGTATAATGTATAAATGAGATTCATAAAATAGAACCTTAAGGCACAGCATTGCTTCCTTGGTCCTTATCAGTTTGGCTTTCTGGATTAGCTGGGTCAGCATTCTTTTAATAGAATTTACTGTGATAATGGACATGTTCTATAATCCGTGCTGTCGGGTGCAGCACTAGCCACAAGCCACATGTTAGCTGGgtagcacttgaaatgtgactaatACAACTTGAGGaactgaatttgaaattttatttaattaatataaatttaatttgctaTATATAACTAGTGATTACCATATTGGACAACACAGATCTGCATTATTTTGGTAGggacaaaaatatctttttaatctAGCAGAGTTATAATCAACTTCAAGTTCGCCAAATGCCTGTTTACATAGTAATGACAAAATGAGATCATGGGAAATCACTGGAGGCCTATGATTGCAAGTGACATTGGTACAGAggtgttaacattttttatagagtcagtttttgtagagatttttatagAGTCTGCATATTTACTTACTTTAATTAGGAATGTTATACAAGTGATACAggtcaaaatggaaaataaaacagtaaaataatacattcacttctacaaatattttttggattCCTCCAGACCAGATACTGTGTTATACTCGAAGCAGTGGTGGTACATATTTCACAGCCAAATAGTCCTCTCTTTTACCTGTCACACCTTCTCTAATAGATGACTGGTTTGGGGGGTTTTCCCATTTGAACAGATAGATGTAACATTAGAATGCTTTTCAGTAGAGTGCTAGCAAAAGTAGCATAGGAGGTGAAACATGATGTTACTCTCTCTCCACTTAGAAGTACAAAAGTAAATAAGACACATCCTCCCCTCAAGGAGATCAATCACATTCTAATAGGGAGCTATGCTTAACAAGTAGATTATAAAGTATGTGCAGAAAATAGCACAAAAGAAAGGGAGTGACCTTAGAGCAGGATTTTTTAACCTTGGAGCCACAAGCTTTTAGGGGTCATATTTGAATTACCTATAATTTATACAAAACGTATGTTTATTACATAATCTTTTTCTGGGGAGTAGATTCACAGCTTCTAAAAAAGACGAAAGTGGTTAAAGAACCACTTCTTGGGTAGGAGACAGTCAAGAAAGGATTCTAAAAGAGTGGTATCatgttaaaaagattaaatagaCATTTGCCTATTTGATGGGCAAACAAAATAGCTAATATAAAGGGCTGAAGTCATGAAATATCATGCTGTATGACATATGAAATTTGATATTACTAGATCGTAAAGTACTGATGACACTGGAGAGACTAGGAAAAAAGGGCTCTCAACCATTGTAAGGCTTTGAACTCTAAGGTTAATAGAAGAAATTAAGTAAACAGAAGATGTGAGACAAGTTTTGATGTCAAGctgtttaatattttccttatatttatatCAACCTAGCTTAATTTTGGTAAGTAATTGAATGACATTTGATAATAGAATATAGAGCAGTGGTGCTTGCCAACAGATCGAAGAAATAAACCTCATATTTCCATCACCATGACAGTGATTTTCATGGGGGAGCAAACCTCCTTGGCAGGAAATGTACTCACTGAACAATAGCTGTTTAACAAGTCAAGTAAccttaatctgaaaattcaaaatctgaaatgctcaaAAATTTGAGTGAGCACCAACACGATGCCAcaggtggaaaattccacacctcaCCTCAGGATGGATCTCAgccaaaactttgtttcatgcacaatattatttaaaatatcatataaaattaccttcaggctatatgtataaagtatatatgaaacaaattaatttcatgtttagatGTGGGTCCTATCTCAAGATGTCTCGttatgtgtatgcaaatattccaaaatctgaaacacttctgattccaagcattttgaataaagGATACTCAGCCTGTACTGTTACTAGTTGCGGTTTCTAACACTTCTGCTTTAAATACCACTCCCTGAGCTGTGGGTAAAGTACCtaaataatctataaaataggacttaaatattctagaaaaaaatcatatttaaagacCGTATCCTTTTATATTATGTCAAACTATATGAAATTACTGCTATGTGATGACTTTTGAGCTACAGAAATGGCACTTTCACATGTTTCAGTCCCATATATTCAGTGATCTCTTTATGTTCTTAATAATGGTCTTCTAGTTGATTTGCTAaaaggaggggcagaggagatCACATTTGTTGTCTTTAATCACTTAtgtctattaatatattcacagtaAAGATAATCTCCTTTCTTTAAATGTGGAAGACATATGTATAAGCTTAGATTATTTGTGGCTCTGAAaacaaaatctttatttctttagaaaatacaaGGTCTTGTTTTTATCCAGACATCTGGGAGAGGTTTTTGTCGGTGAATTCACATAGTAAATGATTGCTTATGGTTCCTTCTGTCAGCTTTTTGTTTGGATGCTGAGCAGCCTGATTATGATTTGGATTCCGAAGATGAAGTATTTgtaaataaactgaaaaagaaaatggacatcTGCCCATTGCAGTTTGAAGAGATGATTGACCGTCTAGAAAAAGGAAGTGGTCAGCAGGTACAACTTCATTTATATaagtgtgtatgtgcatattCTATGTACATATCTGCATTATATGGAAGAAGTATAATATTGGGAGGGTGAGGTAAGCAAGCAGGCTTTGGAATTAAAAAGCATGGATTCAAATGTCATCTCTGCCTGTTAACTAACTTGTGTAATTTTGGACAATATGTTTAAATTTCCCTGTACCTAAAATTCCTCAGaattgttgtaaaaattaaataaaataatgtatataaaatacctagCTCAATGACTGACATGTATAAGGTATTCCATGTAAGTTTGCTGTTTGTTAATACTGTTGTAATTTTGATTGTCATTTAAATCTAACAGTAAATACTTTCGAaccttacatatttattatatgaaaatgaCATAATGATTTTACATTTAGCCAGTCAGTCTGCAGGAAGCCAAACTACTGCTAAAAGAAGATGATGAATTAATTAGAGAAGTTTATGAGTACtggattaaaaagagaaaaaactgtcGAGGGCCATCTCTTATACCATCAGTAAAACAAGAGAAGAGAGATGGTTCCAGCACAAATGATCCTTATGTGGCTTTTAGAAGACGTACTGAAAAAATGCAGACTCGAAAAGTAAGTGAATTTGAGGATTTTTTGgtaatctttttaatataagaaatattatttatagtcATGCATATCTTAATACTGTTTAATTTGTGCTTTAATATGGCATTCTACACAATTATAATTAAAAgtattagtttaaaataaatcaacCTTAAGATTTATTATGAAGCtgttaatgatatattttaatgttaatacatttaaaaattatatacaaaattgaTTTCCTGGTGATCCATGCTCCTTTTCAGTATctttaaattctaatttaacccttcaaatatataatttttatgtatcagtAACTATGCTCACAGTGCCACTAGTTAGAAATACTTATTGACGTTAAGCAACTTCATATTTGCAGAATCGCAAAAATGATGAAGCctcttatgaaaaaatgcttaagcTGCGTCGAGATCTAAGTCGAGCTGTTACTATTCTAGAGATGATAAAAAGACGAGAAAAGAGTAAAAGGGAGCTATTACACTTAACACTGGAAATTATGGAAAAGAGGTAAGGTATATTTTAATAGCATTAGGAAATATAGTACCATCAATGTTTTGTATATtgagttaatttctttcttatgcaATTATCTGTAAATACAGAAATATCTTCTCTTAATAACAGAGACTGTTTAAATGTGTGGTGTGATGTTATTCTTTGTATAATTTTGCATGtgttcctctattttttttaaacgtGACTGGGTTCACTAAAGTTAAACTGTACCAAGTATTTccatttcaaagtctttttttttttttttctagtcctTATGTTTATGTTGTGTGCAGGACTGTGAGGAAAAGAACATTTGTcaattctaaagtttattttatttacttgataatactgattgtttttaaatatatttataatttaaaatacggggtttttaagtagaaaagtataaagaaggaagagaaaaggccCATAAATCTTCACACTCAACCGTTTGGCAAGGTACTTAATGAAAACTTCAAGCCTCCCTGCCCTGTTTCTCAGTCCCTTTCCCCACAGAAAACCATTGTTAAATTTCTTGTGattccttttagaaaaataagaaaattgcacAGGCTAAATTATCTAgccttagaaaaaaaataaaaagaagaattgaaaaaaaaaagaaaattgcacagGCAATTCTAATTATCAGAAAGTTCCTGAGCACCATTTTTAGGTATTAATTTCAACTCCACCAAATCTTTCACCAAAATTGCTAAGTTAAAAttccaacttttggttttgttttccacaGTCTTTCTATGTATGTGCCAAGATAATCCAACCacatagaagaaagaaataaaaggaattatgtattctttcattttaatagacatttagCCAATAGTCACGGTTTAACTGTAATCTTGCCTTAGGTCTCATTGATGTTTATAATCGTACCAGAGTCAGTTGTTAATGTTCATATAAGGAAAAGTActcaaaaactttttaaactttcttcttttttcagctTCGTAGgtataattgacaagtaaaaattatatattttgtaagttgatcaaagggtacaaacttacAGTTAAGAAACAAATAcgttctggagacctaatgtatAGCATGGTTAATAACAGTgcattgtatacttaaaatttgctaaaagagtatATCTTAAGTAatctcatctctctctgtctcacacacacagagggtAACTCTGTGAAgtgatagatatattaattagcttgattgtggtaatcatttcacaatgtatatgtatatcagaaCAGCACATTATATAcactgaaaatatataattttaacttttttttttttttattttaggtataaTTTGGGTGACTACAATGGAGAGATCATGTCTGAGGTTATGGCACAGAGACAGCCAGTGAAACCTACGTACACCATCCCCATCATTCCTATTGCTAATAGCAGTCAGTTTAAACATCAGGAAGCAATGGATGTGAAGGAGTTCAAAGTTAATAAGGTGACTAAAGTTTTCGTGATAATAGTATATGATAATGGGGTGGGATTTATATCATTAGAGTaagggtaaaaaagaaaaatacatataaacccTACTATGAAGTATGCTGCAAGACTTTACCGATTATGGCATAttaggaagaaaagcagaaatttataattaaaattttatttttgtttctgttattttcttataAAGGGAAGATTTGGTTATGAAGGGAATATTCCTTTGTtaataaaaggaatattttacTAGTTGTAGATTATGATGTATTGAAATAATTCATACAAAATATGGAGGTTTAGGGAGAAGGACATAAAATCCCTCAGGATGAGTATATCTCATCTTTTGTGGACACATCAGTGTGTAAGAAGGAACTGAGGTATCTCTTTTTAGTAGTTTGATAATGGTTtacaaatggaaatatttgaCAAATTAGTACTTTATCAAATACTTCACAACTTGTGAAGAATAAAATTGTTAAGGAGAAGTACAATTAGTGAAGGGAAATAAAGGAGTGAATTAAGTGGCACCTTCGTGGAAAGTGTGCATCATCTGGGAAAAAAGTATATTGTGTAATTTTTGTGtgaaatttttcatgaaacttAATATTCACCATGTTGGTTCAGTTTGGGGAGTGGGTGAGTCTACCATCAGTTTTATCTCCCATGTTGGTTAATATCatgtttctgtaatttttttattgttgtgaaACAGACCTTCAAACCTGAATGTACAATTTGGCATACCAGTTAGAGTGATGATTGCCCTAGcctggaatttttatttctatttattttttgtcatgttGAGCAGTCAGGGACTACTTTGTGAGAATACAtggacattttaattaaaaaaatagtggtGGGAAGGTGGGTAGGAGAATAAAGAGTTATTCTCTTTGATAATCTAGAAAGTTAGGGGTATGCTCCAAAATAGTTTCCTATATTAAAAAaagcacatatttatttaaactttgtatttatctaaattttgttctatatttataatttattattcctaaatatgtttttaaaatttaatagaattttcCCACTTTTAGTATTTTAACTCTGTGGTCCCCTTGCCTGACTGTGTAAACTATTTCAGTATTATccttcagattttttattttaagattaaattcTTTTAATTGGCCTATTTTATGCTTTCTTCTATATGTGCCAGAAGTGTGAGCCCTCACACTTGAAAGTGATTTAGtttaaattattccaaattaAGACAGAATTATTAATGGAGCTTCTATTACcttgataatttttattgtagtttAAGTAATTGGATCCCAGAGTTTATTCAATAAGATGAAGCTTCTGAATTATAAGAAAAGTAATAGGTAATAACATACTATGGCACTGTTCTAGCTGACCATTGGTATTAactcttaaataatattttgcacTGCCATAGCAAGCTTTTGATTCAAGTTTGTCCTGTCAATACAGCAGAAGAAATTGTAGAGAGATGccttatattaggttattaagtatgaaatgtccaatttccttaaatactaagctTGACCGTTGATatcactgacatttcactttgacacttcttgttttatttttattgtggagatcctcattctttcaaatgcacggtttggcttgtgattatttttcagatttttttagagaaacttttgtgaaaccatggttaagtcaaaaattaatgttattttaaaatacgagttccattgtggaacaaatgctgtgcagacagctcTAAATGTCTACGAAGTGTtttggaaggatgtggctaatgaacacatagtacgtcaatggtttgagaggttctgttctggtgattttaatcttgaaaatgagccacatgggcaccctgagaccaaggtggataatgatgagctgaaagctgtagtggaagtgaatccatctcaacctacctgtgaattagcagcaaggtttgacgttactattccaacagtattggatcatttgaaacaaatgggcaaggtaaagaaactgaatagATGGGTGGATACCGCgtgaattaaacgagtgtcagaagagaaattgtcttgaagcttgcctttctttgctgtcacgacataaaggcgaaccatttctagaCGTTATTGTCACgcgtgatgaaaaatggattctttttgacaatcgagAGTGTTtagcacaatgattggataaagatgaagtgctgaaacacagtctaaaaccaaatattcatctaaaaaagctaatggtgtttgatggtccagtgctggtattatccactacagcttcatgaaacccagtcagttgattacagcggatgtctgctgcaaccagttggatgaaatgataaggatgcttgcgattaagcagctgagattggtcactagagacaggccaatcttcttgcaaggcAACACTCAACTATGTGTCGCACacacaacgctgctcaaactacagaggctggacctGGAAACTATCTGCCATCCGCCACattcactagaccttgcaccgactgactaccacttcttccaggctttggaccacttcttgcaaggaaaaatactcaattctcaacaagctgtggaaaatgccttttgtgatttcatcgccactcactctccaggcttgtTGCTAccggcataaacaagctacctttatagtttaggcacataatttgattaattgtactgcttcttgtatgagatataataaactaaacttttgactcgaaattggacattttgtATTTAGTAGTTAATATCTCCCAAAAAACTGTAATGCCATGAACTACATATACTTAATGTAAACATGTAGCATATTTAAATAACCATGATACTTGCCATGATCTTTTTCTTCCcagcaaatataatttttatctctgttcTTCCTTACCTGTTAATTGCCTGCACATCAAATCCATACTGCTAACCTTTGCTATCATCTGCAATACATATTGTAATGTGTGCTGTGTTCCATCAACTCAGTCTTTCCTGCCTTGGTGTTTTATCCTTGTGTTTCCCCCGATTTAGTGACTTCATATCTTTATCCTCTAAAGCTGCTCAAAATTCACCACTCCAAAAAGCCTTCATTGTTCCAACTACCAAATCCTTACagctctgtgtttctttttttattgagacagagtctcactttgttgcccaggctagagtgagtgccgtggcatcagcctagctcacagcaacctcagactcctcggcttaagcgatcctactgcctcagcctcccaagtagctgggactacaggcatgcaacactatgcccggctaattttttctatatatatttttagttgtccatataatttctttctatttttagtagagatgggatctcgctcttgctgaggctggtctcgaactcctgacctcgagcgatccacccgcctcggcctcccagagtgctaggattacaggtgtgagccaccacgcccggccagctCTGTGTTTCTATAACCCCTCAGCATTGTGGCTTTATTTTCCACTATGTTAACAGTTATCTGTAGTTTGCTTTGTGTATATATaagattgttttcattattattgccTTTATATTGATTTGTTATTTCTTGAGAGTAAGGATGAGACATccgtttttaaaaattttctcctagaatttccataggaaatttagaaaaagtAGATAAGCCAGTGGTAAATACTAATTGCAGTTATAGGACTTCAGAAGCTAGAGAATTGGCATTCTCTCCTTTTGCTTGAATGGAAACAAAATAGTTTTATAGGATTATGTTTAGAATGTAGGACATATTCATGCTTTCACAGAGGCCAGCTTTTCTAAGACTTTACAATGGAAGATGGCCAAACATAAGACTCCTGTGTCTTTAGTGAGTATGAATGCCTTCATTATAGcaataaacttgttttttaaatttctaaaaaaactGCAAGTTTGTCAAACATGGTTTCTGGTGAATGATTAATTGACTTTTTGTTGCAGCAAGATAAAGCCGATCTTATCCGACCGAAACGGAAATATGAAAAGAAGCCCAAAGTCTTACCATCGTCTGCTGCTGCTCCCCAACAGACGAGTCCTGCTGCACTGCCCGTCTTTAACGCTAAAGATCTGAATCAGTATGACTTTCCCAGCTCGGACGAAGAACCTGTCTCCCAGGTAGAAATAAGAATTTCTCTGTAAATATAGGGGAGGAATGTAAGAAGTCACATATTTGacctactttattttatttaaaggtttTGTCTGGCTCTTCAGAAGCTGAGGAAGAGAATGATCCTGATGGTCCTTTTGCTTTCCGTAGGAAGGCAGGGTGTCAGTACTATGCTGTAAGTGTCAgactctctttttaaataaaacctgcTTACCTTTAATTGgcagaataaaataatttggattttttttcaagccTCACTTAGACCAAACTGGCAACTGGCCTTGGACTAGTCCTGAAGATGGAGGATTAGGGGATGTGCGATACAGATACTGCTTAACTACTCTCACCGTACCCCAAAGGTGTATTGGATTTGCACGAAGACGGGTTGGGCGTGGTGGAAGGTAAGATATTTCTGTATTCCTACCTAGTATAGGGCTGTTTTGGGTAATCGAATCTAAAATTTAAAGCCGGGTAATCTTTTTAAACAGCTCATTACTTCCTGTTTGCTGTTCTTACCTGATTTGTTGACTAAAATAGTTTTGCCACTTTGCTACCTGGTTCTTACACAATCATAGCTTTTAATACATAACTCTAATAGGCCCCCCAAAGGATCTGCTTTTCTCCCCAAGATTGAAAACCTCAGATAAATTATCAAGAGATAGAGAATTCTGAGGAAAGGCAACAGATGAAAACAATTGTAATTCATGATTGCACACGTTGTATTATGttaaagaaactacaaaaagttGTTTGGGGAATTCTGAGAGATACTGGGAAAGGGGATAAAATGTACCCAGAATTGTCACCTTACCTAACACAATGGATTGCTGAGCTGGTCAGGGAAGGGGATCTGTGCACGACCCATCCTGACATCCCAGCCTGTCAGGATCTACTTGCCCTTCCTTTGTTCAAACCTGGCAGGACTCCTTTATATTCCGCTTGCCTTTGTGTGAGAAGTTGTTTGGGGGGGGAGCAAAGGAATTGCAGaacacaaacacaaagaaaaggaaagacattaatgtataaatacagaaaaaaattaaaaggcaaaacagaaaaatggtaTCAAGGTGCTTTCAGGAAGAAACCCAAgggtataatttataataaattaatagattatacataggtttcttcatttttagttcTTAATTTCAGGTTTTAATCTCTTAAATATTAGTGTAGGATTATCTGAgaactaaaataacattttatttagtcaTTACAATGTCGTTATGTTGACATCGGTAGTAGTAAAAATTCACATTGGCTATACTTTATTACTAGCATTAATCAGTGTTAGCATGTTGAGATGGAGTCATTTGTAAAGTTTATATAAATAGCATAAAAATGTATCctatagccaggcatggtgagtCACACCTATAATCCGCCtaacttgggagactgagacgggagaatcacttgaggccaggagtgcaagaccccgcctctgaaaaattatttaaaaattagctggattaGCCAGGTATTTTGTATTATATTAGCTACTGTATTAGTTAATACGGTAGCGTGCCTGTAGTCCaggctactcgggatgctgaggcaggaggatcgcttgagcccaggaattcgaggcttcAGTGACctgtgatcatgctactgcactccagcttaggcaatggagcgagaccctgtctcttaatggggaaaaaaagaaatatatataaatgtatatatgtatcctCTAGAGTAATAGCtctcaaatattttgtttataagaaattttaatcGTATATAATATCACGTCTtctgcttttctccttccttcccctttgccTCCCAAAAGAATGAAGTTTTTGCTTAAATATGAAACAtgtcagcaatattttataaaatgtttgttttggtGCTTTGAAATGGAAGTGAAACTCTTtggttgaaaataatttgaaaaaagaacCTTTATTAGAAAGTGAGATTTTAGCCTAAATACTGAAGTAATCAACTTTGTAGCTTTTAAATATTCAGTATGAGTTGGCTTTTTGGGAgttggggaagagaaagaaaaaccttttttatataatctttgaatagctattttaaatatatgtttcgtgttttatttttaatagggtCTTACTAGACAGAGCCCATTCAGACTATGACAGCATGTTTCGCCATCTGGACTTAGACACGCTTCCCTCACCGCAGCACTCTCCAGCCGGTCAGCTTGCCAATACCTCAGAAACAAATACCTCGGACAGAACTTTCTCTAAAGACCTCAGTCAGATACTAGTCAATATCAAATCACGTAGATGGCGGCATTTTAGGCCTCGGACACCATCCCTACATGACGGTCACAATGATGAACTCTCCTGTAGAAAATTGTGTAGGAGTATAAATCGAACAGGGACAGCACAACCCGGGACCCAGACATGCAGTACCTCTACGCAAAGTAAAAGTGGCAGTGGCTCAGCACACTTCGGTATGTTTGTTGTTAGGACGCACATTTCTGTAGAAATGTTGGCTTCATCCACTGACTTTTGAGTATGTAGTCtactgtccccaacctttttggcgccagggactggtttcatggaagacaattttaccATGGACCGGGGGTTAAGGGGCGTAGTGGGTGGGCTGTtgtgggcggggggggggggggggtgggtgcagagctcaggctgtgatgcgcAGCCTGTTTCCTAACTGGCCGCGGCTTGGGGTTGGGGTCTGCAGGATTTATGGCTAAAAAAGTCCTTTTCTctcaaaacagttttaaaaaaagaccttGGTCTAAGTATTTATTTGAATCCTGTTGCCATAGGcacttgtgtgtatgtgtctgcatTTAA encodes:
- the EPC1 gene encoding enhancer of polycomb homolog 1 isoform X1 produces the protein MSKLSFRARALDASKPLPVFRCEDLPDLHEYASINRAVPQMPTGMEKEEESEHHLQRAISAQQVYGEKRDNMVIPVPEAESNIAYYESIYPGEFKMPKQLIHIQPFCLDAEQPDYDLDSEDEVFVNKLKKKMDICPLQFEEMIDRLEKGSGQQPVSLQEAKLLLKEDDELIREVYEYWIKKRKNCRGPSLIPSVKQEKRDGSSTNDPYVAFRRRTEKMQTRKNRKNDEASYEKMLKLRRDLSRAVTILEMIKRREKSKRELLHLTLEIMEKRYNLGDYNGEIMSEVMAQRQPVKPTYTIPIIPIANSSQFKHQEAMDVKEFKVNKQDKADLIRPKRKYEKKPKVLPSSAAAPQQTSPAALPVFNAKDLNQYDFPSSDEEPVSQVLSGSSEAEEENDPDGPFAFRRKAGCQYYAPHLDQTGNWPWTSPEDGGLGDVRYRYCLTTLTVPQRCIGFARRRVGRGGRVLLDRAHSDYDSMFRHLDLDTLPSPQHSPAGQLANTSETNTSDRTFSKDLSQILVNIKSRRWRHFRPRTPSLHDGHNDELSCRKLCRSINRTGTAQPGTQTCSTSTQSKSGSGSAHFAFTAEQYQQHQQQLALMQKQQLAQTQQQQASSNSSTNASQNLASNQQKSGFRLNIQGLERALQGFVSKTLDSASAQFAASALVTSEQLMGFKMKDDVVLGIGVNGVLPASGVYKGLHLSSATPAALAHTSPSAAGSALLQPSNITQTAGSHSALSHQVTAASAATAQVLIGNNIRLTVPSSVATVNSIAPISARHIPRTLSAVPSSALKLAAAANCQVSKVPPSSSVDSVPRENHESEKPALNNIADNTVAMEVT
- the EPC1 gene encoding enhancer of polycomb homolog 1 isoform X2; protein product: MSKLSFRARALDASKPLPVFRCEDLPDLHEYASINRAVPQMPTGMEKEEESEHHLQRAISAQQVYGEKRDNMVIPVPEAESNIAYYESIYPGEFKMPKQLIHIQPFCLDAEQPDYDLDSEDEVFVNKLKKKMDICPLQFEEMIDRLEKGSGQQPVSLQEAKLLLKEDDELIREVYEYWIKKRKNCRGPSLIPSVKQEKRDGSSTNDPYVAFRRRTEKMQTRKNRKNDEASYEKMLKLRRDLSRAVTILEMIKRREKSKRELLHLTLEIMEKRYNLGDYNGEIMSEVMAQRQPVKPTYTIPIIPIANSSQFKHQEAMDVKEFKVNKQDKADLIRPKRKYEKKPKVLPSSAAAPQQTSPAALPVFNAKDLNQYDFPSSDEEPVSQVLSGSSEAEEENDPDGPFAFRRKAGCQYYAPHLDQTGNWPWTSPEDGGLGDVRYRYCLTTLTVPQRCIGFARRRVGRGGRVLLDRAHSDYDSMFRHLDLDTLPSPQHSPAGQLANTSETNTSDRTFSKDLSQILVNIKSRRWRHFRPRTPSLHDGHNDELSCRKLCRSINRTGTAQPGTQTCSTSTQSKSGSGSAHFAFTAEQYQQHQQQLALMQKQQLAQTQQQQASSNSSTNASQGFVSKTLDSASAQFAASALVTSEQLMGFKMKDDVVLGIGVNGVLPASGVYKGLHLSSATPAALAHTSPSAAGSALLQPSNITQTAGSHSALSHQVTAASAATAQVLIGNNIRLTVPSSVATVNSIAPISARHIPRTLSAVPSSALKLAAAANCQVSKVPPSSSVDSVPRENHESEKPALNNIADNTVAMEVT